Proteins encoded together in one Bombiscardovia nodaiensis window:
- the mvd gene encoding diphosphomevalonate decarboxylase — protein MNVRRVRQVSGMSESRRAGGSYASTATLAPTRRQQVDPEAVGIVGQGQAQANANIALIKYWGKADEDLIIPTTSSLSLTLDGLSTRTSVQFLDLNAGPDRLAIDDQPQGGKALGRVSRFLDLVRRQAGIDAPALVSSYNTVPYGAGLASSSSAFAALAGAACVAAGLDLSPRELSRLARRGSGSACRSIFGGLALWQAGQDDASSYAQPVDSQMDLALIVVLVSGQEKRISSREAMRRTISTSPLYQAWVDQSQADLEQALAAIRANDLQALGPVVEANALGMHAAMLAARPAVSYWLPDTLLAFDAVRQIRADGLSAWATLDAGPNIKVLTSGQEAARVAEELRRRLPGVNIQVHKPGPGLQIIGSDGGER, from the coding sequence CCAGCACAGCGACCCTCGCTCCCACCCGTCGCCAGCAAGTAGACCCTGAAGCCGTCGGAATTGTGGGCCAGGGGCAGGCTCAGGCGAACGCGAATATTGCCCTCATCAAATACTGGGGCAAGGCCGACGAAGACCTGATTATCCCTACTACTTCCAGCCTTTCGCTCACCCTGGATGGGCTCTCCACGCGCACGAGCGTGCAATTTTTGGACTTGAACGCCGGGCCAGACCGCCTGGCCATCGACGACCAGCCGCAGGGGGGCAAGGCGCTGGGCCGAGTTTCGCGCTTTTTAGACCTGGTTCGGCGGCAGGCGGGCATTGACGCGCCAGCCCTGGTGAGCTCCTACAACACGGTGCCCTACGGTGCTGGGCTGGCCTCCTCCTCGTCGGCTTTCGCAGCGCTGGCAGGGGCAGCCTGCGTGGCAGCTGGCCTAGATTTGAGCCCGCGAGAGCTCTCCCGCCTGGCGCGCCGGGGTTCCGGGTCGGCCTGCCGGTCCATTTTCGGCGGACTCGCGCTCTGGCAGGCGGGACAAGACGACGCCTCCTCATACGCGCAGCCGGTGGACTCGCAGATGGACCTGGCCCTGATTGTGGTCCTCGTCTCAGGGCAAGAAAAACGCATTTCCAGCCGGGAAGCCATGCGCCGCACCATAAGCACGTCCCCCCTCTACCAGGCTTGGGTGGATCAGAGCCAGGCAGACCTGGAGCAGGCGCTCGCTGCCATCCGCGCCAACGACCTGCAAGCCCTAGGGCCAGTAGTGGAGGCGAACGCGCTCGGCATGCACGCGGCCATGCTCGCAGCCCGGCCCGCAGTCTCCTACTGGCTGCCAGACACCCTGCTCGCCTTCGATGCCGTGCGCCAGATTCGCGCAGACGGCCTGAGCGCTTGGGCCACCTTGGATGCAGGGCCCAACATCAAAGTCCTCACCTCCGGCCAGGAAGCCGCACGAGTGGCCGAAGAACTGCGCAGACGCCTGCCGGGAGTCAACATTCAAGTGCACAAACCCGGCCCAGGCCTGCAAATTATCGGCAGTGACGGCGGCGAACGATAG